A window from Mangifera indica cultivar Alphonso chromosome 2, CATAS_Mindica_2.1, whole genome shotgun sequence encodes these proteins:
- the LOC123208564 gene encoding putative disease resistance protein RGA1, with translation MHDLVHDFAQFLCKNECLHMEVGGSKEPIINSCNHEKVCHVMTTIYREDLFPDSIFSLRRMRSLLCCSSYPWGILPPNMLSKLFGELTCLRALSMNEYYVIEEIPKEVGKLIHLRYLNLRGLKKRKLPEALCFQLEELPQGMEKLINLRHLQNYNTNSLRYIPKGIRRLSNLQTLSYFVVSGDNDEKACSLEGLKYFNLYGKLFIKRLGNVLDVNEVKTSPLKNHENLVDLSLEFEKDVDGRERTNEGDEALFDILQPSLNLEKLQIWRCKGNTILPNWMMSLTKLRHLTLDGCSNCKHLPPLGELPSLECLDISFMRSLKSE, from the coding sequence ATGCACGATTTAGTGCATGACTTTGCTCAGTTCTTATGTAAGAATGAATGTCTCCATATGGAAGTTGGTGGTAGTAAAGAGCCAATCATAAACTCTTGTAATCATGAGAAAGTTTGTCATGTGATGACAACAATTTATAGAGAGGATCTATTTCCTGATTCCATTTTTAGTTTGAGAAGGATGCGAAGTTTATTATGTTGTTCTAGCTATCCTTGGGGTATATTGCCTCCTAATatgttatcaaaattatttggtGAATTGACATGTTTAAGGGCATTAAGTATGAATgaatattatgtgattgaagAGATTCCTAAAGAGGTAGGAAAATTAATACATTTGAGATATCTTAATTTGAGGGgcttaaagaaaagaaaacttccTGAAGCATTATGTTTTCAATTAGAAGAATTACCTCAAGGGATGGAAAAGTTAATAAACCTAAGGCACCTACAAAATTATAACACCAATTCACTAAGATACATCCCAAAAGGAATTCGAAGATTGAGTAATCTCCAAACCTTAAGTTATTTCGTGGTAAGTGGTGATAATGATGAGAAAGCATGTAGTCTTGAAGGTTTGAAATACTTTAACCTCTATGGAAAGTTGTTTATAAAAAGGTTGGGAAATGTATTAGATGTTAATGAGGTTAAAACATCACCGCTTAAGAATCATGAAAACCTCGTTGATTTGAGTcttgaatttgaaaaagatGTTGATGGAAGAGAGAGGACAAATGAGGGGGATGAAGCACTTTTTGACATCCTACAACCATCTTTAAATTTGGAGAAATTACAAATATGGAGGTGCAAAGGCAACACTATTTTGCCCAACTGGATGATGTCCTTAACCAAGCTTAGGCACTTAACACTTGATGGTTGCAGTAACTGTAAGCATTTGCCTCCCTTGGGAGAATTGCCATCCCTTGAATGCTTAGATATTAGTTTTATGCGTAGTTTGAAAAGTGAGTAA
- the LOC123209189 gene encoding uncharacterized protein LOC123209189 isoform X1, whose translation MLDDMNKCPLAKNNNKYGELMNIQVATLGNGATTVSATKFFASMVGIPVFVTGENKMYTGMESRETQGVCVAAYKTHEFSTFSIETSGCNVLMCSVLCYWKREGIYVEEYSRRTYLSKYLVYPHFLKVIKERTDGVR comes from the exons ATGTTGGATGATATGAACAAGTGTCCCTTAGCaaagaacaataataaatatggagag CTGATGAATATTCAGGTGGCTACCCTGGGGAATGGTGCAACTACGGTTTCCGCAACCAAATTTTTTGCTTCTATG GTTGGCATCCCAGTGTTTGTTACCGGGGAAAACAAGATGTATACTGGCATGGAGAGCAGA GAAACTCAGGGAGTTTGTGTTGCTGCTTACAAGACTCATGAGTTCTCAACTTTTTCCATTGAAACTAGTGGCTGCAATGTATTAATG TGCAGTGTTTTGTGCTATTGGAAGAGAGAAGGGATATATGTAGAAGAGTACTCAAGAAGAACTTATTTAAG CAAATACCTTGTGTATCCTCACTTCTTGAAG GTTATCAAAGAGAGGACGGATGGTGTTAGATGA
- the LOC123209189 gene encoding uncharacterized protein LOC123209189 isoform X2: MLDDMNKCPLAKNNNKYGELMNIQVATLGNGATTVSATKFFASMVGIPVFVTGENKMYTGMESRETQGVCVAAYKTHEFSTFSIETSGCNVLMCSVLCYWKREGIYVEEYSRRTYLRLSKRGRMVLDEII, translated from the exons ATGTTGGATGATATGAACAAGTGTCCCTTAGCaaagaacaataataaatatggagag CTGATGAATATTCAGGTGGCTACCCTGGGGAATGGTGCAACTACGGTTTCCGCAACCAAATTTTTTGCTTCTATG GTTGGCATCCCAGTGTTTGTTACCGGGGAAAACAAGATGTATACTGGCATGGAGAGCAGA GAAACTCAGGGAGTTTGTGTTGCTGCTTACAAGACTCATGAGTTCTCAACTTTTTCCATTGAAACTAGTGGCTGCAATGTATTAATG TGCAGTGTTTTGTGCTATTGGAAGAGAGAAGGGATATATGTAGAAGAGTACTCAAGAAGAACTTATTTAAG GTTATCAAAGAGAGGACGGATGGTGTTAGATGAGATCATTTAA